One Nitrospirota bacterium DNA window includes the following coding sequences:
- a CDS encoding GGDEF domain-containing protein, which translates to MGSPLQQIFQGRGDEKGKSYWLRGASVFLLVAAWAGLLVQYPVRYPRIWFPFTAVALIACGAFHLLARRREYAIEFLYACLLLYAGVVDVSGSLWLKLAYFPFLVALNWFYRPNIIVPLAVLIPFNALRSFTIDRENIVWETVFSFLLILTSVVASFIVSRLRSDKEKAAAELEKIRAVARDKTQDTEMESLGSDELISHYFASRIRADEDIQELLDAIKHAVFADSAHFFVPHGDTFSLRCSTDDRGNMIITGKGVMANCLRERKPFFSGEVDEKKMEIGYIKDIRILSVIAMPVMEGSSPVGLLIVDTSRHHAFNEPEQKTVTMFSGQIAKILERERVYNIIKHDITALRIIKDFSSSLAASIHYDDVISKLCSYSRQAFSGDAFFFEHGVQGFQVKHFPGEISGEAKEIDFRGTLAGLAIENRHKEYVSDMKQFALKVLPPQFRTDDVRSVIALPLFFEGGLIGVFGMSSLQKEFLDSRQISLVEVMCHQAATSIANAKMHAEIERMATTDGLTGLCNHRVFQQKLTEELKRSERHQTPLSLLLTDIDFFKKVNDTYGHPAGDLVLKGVSKILQKEIRDIDTAARYGGEEFVVILPGTDSMGAKNIAERLRKAIMAETFSPDGSPLKVTMSIGIASVPADARTKEELIEKTDQALYHAKHHGRNQSVNWGMIR; encoded by the coding sequence ATGGGAAGTCCTCTACAACAAATATTTCAGGGAAGAGGAGACGAAAAAGGGAAGAGCTACTGGCTGAGGGGAGCATCTGTCTTTTTGCTTGTCGCGGCCTGGGCCGGCCTGCTTGTTCAATATCCTGTCCGATATCCCCGAATCTGGTTTCCGTTCACCGCAGTTGCTCTTATTGCCTGTGGTGCGTTTCACCTGCTGGCAAGAAGGCGTGAATATGCAATCGAGTTCCTCTATGCGTGCCTTCTCCTGTATGCCGGCGTAGTAGATGTTTCCGGTTCGCTCTGGCTCAAGCTTGCTTATTTCCCCTTTCTTGTCGCCCTGAACTGGTTTTACCGTCCGAACATCATCGTCCCTCTTGCGGTCCTCATACCGTTTAATGCATTAAGGTCATTTACGATAGACAGAGAAAACATTGTATGGGAAACGGTATTTTCCTTCCTTCTGATCCTTACCTCAGTGGTAGCCTCGTTTATTGTCAGCAGATTGCGCAGTGACAAGGAGAAGGCCGCTGCTGAGCTTGAGAAGATCCGGGCCGTTGCGCGGGACAAAACGCAGGACACGGAGATGGAGTCCCTCGGAAGCGACGAGCTCATATCTCATTACTTTGCATCCAGGATCAGGGCAGATGAGGATATCCAGGAATTGCTCGATGCGATAAAGCATGCAGTTTTTGCCGATTCTGCACACTTTTTTGTGCCGCATGGCGACACCTTTTCCCTGAGGTGCTCCACCGACGACAGGGGAAACATGATCATCACCGGCAAGGGCGTGATGGCGAACTGTCTGAGGGAACGGAAGCCTTTTTTCTCGGGCGAAGTTGATGAAAAGAAGATGGAAATCGGGTATATAAAGGACATACGGATCCTTTCGGTCATTGCAATGCCGGTCATGGAAGGCTCCTCACCCGTAGGACTTCTCATCGTTGATACATCACGTCACCATGCTTTCAACGAGCCTGAGCAGAAGACCGTTACAATGTTTTCCGGCCAGATTGCAAAGATACTGGAACGTGAGCGGGTGTACAATATCATCAAGCATGACATCACGGCGCTCAGGATCATAAAGGATTTCAGCTCAAGCCTTGCCGCCTCGATCCATTATGACGATGTGATCAGTAAGCTCTGTTCTTATTCCCGGCAGGCCTTTTCCGGGGATGCATTTTTTTTCGAACACGGCGTACAGGGCTTTCAGGTAAAGCATTTTCCTGGTGAAATTTCCGGGGAGGCGAAAGAGATAGATTTCCGGGGGACTCTGGCCGGTCTTGCCATAGAGAACAGGCATAAGGAGTATGTGAGTGACATGAAACAGTTTGCCCTGAAGGTGCTGCCCCCGCAGTTCAGAACTGACGACGTCCGCTCGGTGATCGCCCTGCCGCTTTTTTTTGAAGGCGGTCTGATCGGCGTTTTCGGGATGTCCTCACTGCAGAAAGAATTCCTTGACAGCAGACAGATCAGCCTTGTTGAGGTGATGTGCCATCAGGCGGCAACGTCGATTGCCAACGCCAAGATGCACGCAGAGATCGAGCGGATGGCGACCACAGACGGTCTGACCGGTCTCTGCAACCACAGGGTCTTCCAGCAGAAACTGACCGAGGAACTGAAACGGTCCGAACGCCATCAGACGCCGCTTTCCCTGCTGCTGACAGACATAGATTTTTTCAAGAAGGTGAATGATACGTATGGCCACCCTGCAGGCGACCTTGTGCTCAAGGGTGTTTCGAAGATCCTGCAGAAGGAGATTCGGGATATTGATACCGCCGCCCGCTACGGCGGCGAGGAGTTTGTCGTGATTCTGCCGGGGACGGACAGCATGGGCGCAAAGAACATTGCGGAGAGGCTGAGAAAGGCGATCATGGCAGAGACGTTTTCTCCTGATGGCAGCCCCCTGAAGGTCACTATGAGCATCGGCATTGCATCGGTGCCTGCTGATGCCCGTACCAAAGAGGAACTGATCGAAAAGACAGACCAGGCGCTTTATCATGCAAAGCATCATGGCAGAAATCAGAGCGTCAACTGGGGGATGATCCGATAA
- the mqnC gene encoding dehypoxanthine futalosine cyclase yields the protein MKAHSAKERISRKEALALFNNADLLGLGLWADSIRKALHPEGACTFVVDRNINYTNVCINKCTFCAFWRDEDDADAYLLDKDTIFRKIDETIALGGTQILIQGGLHPALDIFYYADLLSSIKERFNINVHGFSPPEVCYIADASDLTIRETLRILRAAGLDSIPGGGAEILSDRVREVLSPKKIKSSRWLEVMEAAHGLGMRTTATMMFGSIETPEDIITHLDAIRQLQDRTGGFTAFIPWSFQPGNTELQAKGKKTHRSGQKVQGPATAVEYLRVLALSRIYLENIENIQASWVTQGLKMAQVALRFGANDFGSTMIEENVVASTGISYAVTMNDIISAIRMAGFVPAQRDTCYNLLRHF from the coding sequence ATGAAGGCGCATTCGGCAAAAGAGCGGATAAGCAGAAAAGAGGCCCTTGCGTTATTCAACAATGCTGACCTGCTGGGCCTCGGCCTCTGGGCGGACAGCATCAGAAAAGCGCTCCATCCTGAAGGGGCCTGCACCTTTGTGGTGGACAGGAACATCAACTACACAAACGTCTGCATCAACAAATGCACCTTCTGCGCCTTCTGGCGCGATGAAGATGATGCAGATGCCTATCTTCTGGACAAAGATACGATCTTCAGAAAGATTGATGAAACCATAGCCCTTGGAGGCACGCAGATACTGATTCAGGGGGGCCTCCATCCGGCGCTTGATATTTTCTATTACGCCGATCTCCTTTCATCGATTAAAGAGCGGTTCAATATTAATGTCCACGGTTTTTCACCTCCGGAGGTCTGCTATATAGCAGATGCATCCGATTTGACCATACGGGAAACGCTCAGGATACTGAGGGCTGCAGGGCTGGACTCGATCCCCGGCGGCGGTGCAGAAATACTTTCTGACAGGGTGCGTGAGGTGCTGAGCCCAAAGAAGATCAAGTCTTCCCGCTGGCTTGAGGTGATGGAAGCAGCACACGGACTCGGCATGAGGACAACAGCCACCATGATGTTTGGGAGCATCGAGACGCCGGAGGACATCATCACCCACCTTGATGCCATCAGACAGCTCCAGGACCGGACAGGAGGATTTACCGCCTTTATCCCATGGTCATTCCAGCCGGGCAATACTGAACTGCAGGCAAAAGGCAAAAAAACTCATCGTTCCGGGCAGAAGGTTCAGGGGCCGGCAACTGCAGTCGAATATCTCAGAGTGCTGGCGCTTTCGAGGATCTATCTCGAAAACATCGAAAATATACAGGCATCGTGGGTGACTCAGGGGTTGAAGATGGCCCAGGTGGCACTTCGTTTCGGCGCCAATGACTTCGGGTCAACCATGATCGAGGAAAACGTCGTAGCCTCTACCGGGATAAGCTATGCCGTCACCATGAATGACATCATCAGCGCCATCCGTATGGCAGGCTTTGTCCCTGCCCAGCGTGACACCTGCTACAACCTTCTTCGCCATTTCTAA
- a CDS encoding glycosyltransferase family 2 protein — protein MKVSVIISTYNSPAYLKKVLDGFLCQKTTPDEIIIADDGSGSDTAELIQKSSALFSFPLLHVWQENKGFRAGKIRNGGIARSSGDYIILLDGDCVVNRNFVSDHLSLAEAGYFVQGKRVLVDKDAMDFFDHHHANSFLTLWNMALTGSLSNIHHLIRLPYGMSIKNKKLVGIKSCNMSFFRKDVMAVNGFNENYIGWGNEDSDLACRFVKYGLTKKTSPFGAICFHLWHPTNKTIGDLNKKLLDDTISSDAYFCENGIFKRNQH, from the coding sequence TTGAAAGTATCAGTTATCATATCGACCTATAACAGTCCTGCGTATTTAAAGAAGGTGCTCGATGGGTTTCTCTGCCAAAAAACAACACCCGATGAGATTATCATCGCCGATGACGGTTCAGGGAGTGATACCGCGGAGTTGATACAAAAGTCATCCGCGCTTTTCAGCTTCCCGCTTCTGCATGTATGGCAGGAAAATAAAGGCTTCCGGGCAGGAAAAATCCGCAACGGCGGGATTGCCCGGTCTTCGGGCGATTATATTATCCTCCTTGACGGCGATTGCGTCGTTAATCGGAACTTTGTGTCAGATCATCTTTCGCTTGCGGAAGCGGGATATTTCGTGCAGGGCAAAAGGGTTCTCGTAGATAAAGACGCCATGGATTTTTTTGATCATCACCATGCCAATTCTTTTCTGACGCTCTGGAATATGGCGTTGACCGGCAGTCTTTCCAATATCCACCATTTGATACGCCTCCCTTATGGCATGTCGATCAAAAACAAGAAGCTCGTAGGGATAAAATCATGCAACATGAGTTTTTTCAGGAAGGATGTAATGGCAGTCAACGGCTTCAATGAAAATTACATCGGATGGGGCAATGAAGACTCCGACCTTGCCTGCAGATTTGTTAAATACGGACTGACAAAAAAAACCTCTCCCTTCGGGGCCATCTGCTTTCATCTGTGGCATCCGACAAACAAAACCATAGGGGACCTGAACAAAAAACTTCTGGACGACACGATCAGTTCGGATGCATACTTTTGTGAAAATGGCATTTTTAAAAGAAATCAGCACTGA
- a CDS encoding single-stranded DNA-binding protein, translating to MFNKVILIGNLTKDPELRYTPKGTPVCTLRLASTTRYKSGDSMKDDTLFINVVVWGKQGETAAQYLAKGKSVLVEGRLQEQRWETDGQQKSRFEVVAQGVRFLSRKDEAGSHDSSASDDFAPPPDETTDLEPF from the coding sequence ATGTTTAACAAGGTCATACTCATAGGCAATCTCACCAAGGATCCTGAACTCAGGTATACGCCAAAGGGAACGCCGGTATGCACCTTGAGGCTTGCCTCTACCACGCGGTATAAGTCAGGCGACAGCATGAAGGACGACACGCTCTTCATTAATGTTGTCGTATGGGGTAAGCAGGGCGAGACCGCAGCACAGTATCTTGCAAAAGGCAAATCTGTCCTTGTTGAAGGCAGACTGCAGGAGCAGCGCTGGGAGACTGACGGTCAGCAGAAGTCGCGGTTTGAGGTCGTTGCGCAGGGAGTCCGTTTTCTGAGCAGGAAGGATGAGGCAGGTTCTCACGACAGCAGTGCCTCTGATGACTTTGCCCCTCCCCCCGACGAGACGACGGACCTTGAGCCGTTCTAA
- a CDS encoding DUF507 family protein yields MMLSEDKVSHLSHILLNKLYDLDIIDMDEEEEATIRKEIKRTIVGELKIGEEIDQIVRKKLLSFSKKLVEGSAEWEVLYNKYFREEETKKGRATG; encoded by the coding sequence ATGATGCTCTCTGAAGACAAGGTCTCGCATCTCAGCCATATCCTTCTGAACAAGCTGTATGACCTGGACATCATCGATATGGATGAGGAGGAAGAAGCAACGATCAGGAAGGAGATCAAGCGCACGATCGTGGGAGAACTCAAGATCGGCGAGGAGATCGACCAGATTGTCAGAAAAAAGCTCCTGTCATTCTCAAAGAAACTCGTAGAAGGTAGCGCTGAATGGGAAGTCCTCTACAACAAATATTTCAGGGAAGAGGAGACGAAAAAGGGAAGAGCTACTGGCTGA
- a CDS encoding DUF507 family protein: MRIPKSWVPIMAKKIIENLTAKEMIIPKIPVEKLIEQADVIILEELMLEDRLNNEVRELLKKHETDIERNRMDYRRLFELTKQKLVKERNLVL, from the coding sequence ATGCGCATACCGAAATCATGGGTTCCGATCATGGCAAAGAAGATTATCGAAAATCTTACTGCCAAAGAGATGATCATCCCGAAGATCCCTGTTGAAAAGCTTATCGAACAGGCGGATGTGATCATCCTTGAGGAACTCATGCTTGAGGACAGACTGAACAACGAGGTGCGGGAACTCCTGAAGAAGCACGAGACTGATATCGAGCGCAATCGGATGGACTACCGCAGACTTTTTGAGTTGACCAAACAGAAATTGGTGAAGGAAAGGAATCTGGTCCTATGA
- the mqnE gene encoding aminofutalosine synthase MqnE, whose translation MLSGIRKKVLAGRRITEADALRLFETDDIFTLGALASHVAAKKNGGKAFFIRNRHVNPTNICVNRCKFCAFSRSQGQEGAFELTIDEIIKKIGEGQNRRGKKPSAVTQHRISEVHIVGGLHPDWPFEHYLNMVSAIKKHFPKLHIKAFTAVEIDYFSKISGHTLIDTLKALKKNGLGSMPGGGAEIFSEGIRNRLCPEKIPGDRWIEVMEAAHRVGLRTNATMLYGHVESLADRVDHLSRLRSLQDRTKGFQAFIPLAYHPKNTEIEGSYTSGIDDLRTVAVSRIFLDNFAHIKAYWIMLGEKISQLALMFGADDIDGTIIEEKITHAAGALTSEKLTAEQLVTLIQKAGRTAVERDSFYKTIRVYT comes from the coding sequence ATGCTCTCTGGAATACGGAAGAAAGTCCTCGCAGGCAGACGCATCACCGAAGCGGACGCCCTGCGTCTTTTCGAAACTGACGACATTTTTACTTTAGGAGCGCTTGCCTCCCATGTGGCTGCGAAGAAAAACGGCGGAAAGGCCTTTTTCATCCGGAACAGGCATGTCAACCCGACGAATATCTGTGTGAACCGCTGCAAGTTCTGCGCATTCAGCAGGTCGCAGGGACAGGAAGGCGCGTTCGAACTCACGATTGACGAAATCATTAAAAAGATAGGCGAAGGACAGAACAGAAGAGGCAAAAAACCATCAGCAGTCACTCAGCACCGCATTTCCGAGGTACATATCGTTGGCGGCCTGCATCCTGACTGGCCTTTTGAGCACTATCTCAACATGGTCTCTGCCATAAAAAAACATTTCCCAAAACTCCATATCAAGGCCTTCACCGCAGTGGAGATCGACTATTTCTCAAAGATCAGCGGTCATACACTTATCGATACGCTTAAAGCCCTCAAAAAGAACGGTCTCGGCTCCATGCCGGGCGGCGGTGCAGAGATCTTCAGCGAAGGCATACGAAACCGGCTCTGCCCGGAAAAGATCCCTGGTGACCGCTGGATCGAGGTGATGGAAGCAGCACACAGGGTCGGCCTCAGGACAAATGCGACCATGCTCTATGGACATGTAGAAAGCCTTGCCGACCGGGTCGATCATCTTTCCCGCCTCAGAAGCCTGCAGGACAGGACAAAGGGGTTCCAGGCGTTCATTCCCCTTGCCTATCACCCCAAAAACACCGAGATCGAGGGCAGCTATACCTCCGGCATCGACGACCTCAGGACTGTTGCGGTGAGCCGCATCTTCCTCGATAATTTTGCCCATATCAAGGCCTACTGGATCATGCTGGGAGAAAAGATATCCCAGCTGGCGCTGATGTTCGGCGCTGACGATATTGACGGCACGATTATCGAAGAGAAGATCACCCATGCTGCAGGGGCACTGACCAGTGAAAAACTGACGGCAGAACAGCTGGTAACCCTGATACAGAAGGCAGGCAGGACCGCAGTAGAGCGGGATTCATTTTATAAGACCATCAGGGTATATACATGA
- a CDS encoding HNH endonuclease encodes MDYFISEVSEAEIKKERAKAREMRHSPWWKRRLAEGRCYYCAKVLPVQELTMDHIVPLVRGGKTTRGNCVPACKECNNQKKHMLPIEWEEYLNTLRAGDELA; translated from the coding sequence ATGGACTATTTTATCTCTGAAGTGAGCGAAGCCGAAATTAAAAAAGAGCGTGCCAAAGCACGTGAGATGAGGCACTCCCCGTGGTGGAAGCGGAGGCTTGCAGAGGGCCGCTGCTACTATTGCGCCAAGGTCCTGCCGGTGCAGGAGCTGACCATGGACCATATTGTGCCGCTTGTCAGGGGCGGCAAAACGACCAGGGGGAACTGCGTGCCTGCCTGCAAGGAGTGCAATAACCAGAAAAAGCATATGCTTCCTATTGAATGGGAGGAATATCTCAATACCCTGCGGGCTGGGGACGAACTGGCTTAG
- a CDS encoding methyl-accepting chemotaxis protein yields the protein MFDRLSGISLRKKFYTVFCIMVVGAVSGIVIGQLLLARVQVGGKAYTEIMRNMQTANDITKLLLNINLTRGRVAALMAEKDRSRQMEHIEVIKEQTARIDALFSAIGASVAESGLADVVALISTADKSWTAMKETRDNKVIPLILDGDLQQAREIGEGIQRERVLAMSGATAEADARVNTRITVMVDKMKRESAVVKWAYIAGGGLFIGFLVVLARIFAKTIISPILMVSNQSRGMAEGNFRSAFNTISRNDEIGMMMKDFTTMSEKISIMAGRIKTGVLNLSSASEELSATADGLNKGSQEQSRQGNEVVRAISEMSQTIIEVARNAGQAADKTKDSSGQALSGKETVELTVSTMLKIADEVKEAMDTIQRLDRSAAQIGEIVAVINDIADQTNLLALNAAIEAARAGEQGRGFAIVADEVRKLAERTARATHDIKQRITTIQAEAAQSVQAMQKGNDEVGRGVSIAREASQSMESIVMSSSDVVDMVRKIAVATEEQSAATEEVTQNMEGISGLINRSAEATDQISQSARDLAHLSAEIQGYMDWFKIDDRQDNT from the coding sequence ATGTTTGACCGTCTTAGCGGCATAAGTCTCAGGAAAAAATTCTATACGGTATTCTGCATCATGGTTGTCGGTGCGGTATCAGGCATTGTTATCGGGCAATTATTGCTTGCAAGGGTACAGGTCGGCGGAAAAGCCTATACAGAGATAATGCGCAACATGCAGACCGCAAATGATATCACAAAACTGCTCCTTAACATTAACCTGACAAGAGGAAGAGTTGCGGCCCTTATGGCCGAAAAAGACCGCAGCAGACAGATGGAGCACATTGAAGTCATCAAGGAGCAGACTGCCCGCATTGACGCCCTGTTCAGCGCGATAGGAGCTTCTGTGGCAGAAAGCGGACTTGCCGATGTTGTGGCACTGATCTCAACTGCGGACAAGTCATGGACCGCCATGAAAGAGACCAGAGATAACAAGGTTATCCCCCTCATTCTCGATGGCGACCTCCAGCAGGCCAGAGAGATCGGTGAAGGAATCCAGAGAGAAAGAGTCCTTGCCATGTCCGGTGCCACAGCAGAAGCCGATGCCAGGGTAAATACCAGGATCACGGTCATGGTCGACAAGATGAAGAGAGAATCTGCCGTGGTGAAATGGGCATATATAGCAGGCGGAGGCCTCTTTATTGGGTTCCTTGTCGTCCTGGCAAGGATCTTTGCCAAAACGATCATTTCGCCGATCCTCATGGTATCGAATCAATCCAGGGGTATGGCCGAGGGAAACTTCCGATCTGCATTTAACACCATATCCAGAAATGATGAGATCGGCATGATGATGAAGGATTTCACAACGATGTCAGAGAAGATCAGCATAATGGCCGGACGGATAAAAACCGGGGTTCTGAATCTTTCGTCGGCCTCAGAGGAGCTGTCGGCAACTGCCGATGGCCTGAACAAAGGATCTCAGGAACAATCCCGTCAGGGCAATGAAGTCGTCAGGGCAATATCCGAGATGTCACAGACTATCATTGAAGTGGCCCGAAACGCAGGACAGGCTGCGGACAAGACGAAAGATTCATCCGGACAGGCACTAAGCGGCAAAGAGACCGTAGAATTAACCGTCAGCACCATGCTGAAGATAGCAGACGAAGTCAAAGAGGCAATGGATACCATTCAACGACTGGACAGGAGCGCCGCCCAGATCGGCGAAATTGTGGCCGTGATCAATGATATAGCAGATCAGACAAACCTCCTTGCCCTGAATGCCGCTATCGAGGCTGCCCGGGCAGGAGAGCAGGGCAGAGGCTTCGCCATAGTGGCCGACGAAGTGAGAAAGCTCGCAGAAAGGACTGCAAGGGCAACCCATGATATAAAACAGCGGATAACGACTATTCAGGCAGAGGCCGCGCAGTCGGTGCAGGCCATGCAGAAGGGCAACGACGAAGTCGGCAGGGGCGTTTCGATTGCGCGGGAAGCCAGCCAATCGATGGAGTCGATTGTGATGTCTTCATCCGACGTTGTAGATATGGTAAGGAAAATCGCTGTTGCCACGGAAGAGCAGTCGGCAGCAACGGAAGAGGTAACACAGAACATGGAGGGCATCTCCGGCCTGATCAACCGTTCTGCCGAGGCTACGGACCAGATTAGTCAGTCAGCACGCGACCTTGCCCATCTGTCCGCAGAAATTCAGGGCTATATGGACTGGTTCAAAATCGATGACCGGCAGGACAACACGTAA
- a CDS encoding 30S ribosomal protein S18 produces MAAPQKRFQRRKFCRFCSEKVDFVDYKDIKFLRGYLTERGKILTRRMTGTCARHQRVLSEAIMRARSIALISFIER; encoded by the coding sequence ATGGCAGCACCACAGAAAAGGTTCCAGAGAAGAAAGTTCTGCAGATTTTGCTCTGAGAAGGTAGATTTCGTAGATTACAAGGATATCAAGTTCCTCAGAGGCTATCTCACGGAGAGAGGCAAGATTCTTACCCGCCGCATGACCGGAACGTGTGCGCGCCACCAGAGGGTGCTGAGCGAGGCGATCATGAGGGCACGGAGTATCGCGCTCATTTCCTTTATCGAGAGATAA
- a CDS encoding O-antigen ligase family protein — protein MAFLKEISTEALLRAGYAGMFFSLPLATSPTVVCGTFVLIVWVLSGKFLASAQEFYKSDLMLPVAILVTLPWIGLLYCPSPADGLSIALKTHYWLYAIALATLPGDEKYPDLTFRMFLAGLSVNSIISVLQFAGIVSLKKGLATGLLGGSSPHITYSLLLTTGILLASFGVLKSESKRERLLYSALMLQYLFTIGYVGGRSGYIALIILSPFVVYNIMGQKHIVKIIAVSIIAVSLLFVSPVIRSRFMKAGEDIVYYQAGAINTSVGLRFHMWEIAISEIKKSPLTGIGTGGFRKSWENFKGDPLLPFHDHPHNSFLHMMVSYGIVGLAAFCYLLFLLLKKGWHGRHSTLGFSVFAFTAVFIIGSLTDTQVLTFATAIAFSLFAGQSEAIDVS, from the coding sequence ATGGCATTTTTAAAAGAAATCAGCACTGAGGCGCTGCTCCGGGCAGGATACGCGGGCATGTTTTTTTCTCTTCCCCTGGCGACTTCTCCAACGGTGGTCTGCGGGACCTTTGTCCTTATCGTCTGGGTATTGTCAGGCAAATTTCTGGCAAGCGCACAGGAATTCTATAAATCTGACCTGATGTTACCTGTCGCCATTCTTGTTACGCTTCCCTGGATCGGTCTTCTCTATTGTCCCTCTCCTGCAGACGGCCTCTCTATCGCCCTCAAAACCCATTACTGGTTGTATGCGATAGCACTTGCAACACTCCCTGGTGACGAAAAATATCCTGACCTGACTTTCAGGATGTTTCTCGCCGGACTCTCAGTCAACAGTATTATCTCCGTGCTGCAGTTTGCGGGGATCGTTTCTCTGAAGAAAGGGCTCGCCACCGGACTTCTTGGGGGAAGCTCGCCTCACATTACCTATTCCCTGCTCCTTACGACCGGGATACTTCTTGCGTCCTTCGGCGTCCTGAAATCAGAATCGAAAAGAGAGCGTCTGTTGTACTCAGCGCTCATGCTCCAGTATCTCTTTACCATCGGGTACGTCGGCGGCAGGAGCGGCTATATCGCCCTGATTATCCTGTCCCCTTTTGTCGTATACAACATCATGGGGCAAAAGCATATCGTGAAGATAATCGCGGTCAGCATTATTGCCGTCTCCCTGCTGTTCGTTTCCCCTGTCATACGTTCGCGCTTCATGAAAGCCGGGGAGGATATCGTTTATTATCAGGCTGGTGCTATTAATACCTCCGTAGGGTTGCGGTTTCATATGTGGGAGATTGCGATATCGGAAATAAAGAAAAGCCCCCTGACAGGAATTGGCACGGGAGGCTTCAGAAAGTCCTGGGAAAACTTCAAGGGAGATCCTTTGCTTCCTTTTCATGACCACCCCCATAACAGTTTTCTCCATATGATGGTAAGTTACGGCATCGTAGGTCTGGCCGCCTTCTGTTACCTTCTCTTTCTGCTGCTCAAAAAAGGCTGGCATGGCCGGCATTCTACCCTCGGGTTCTCGGTATTTGCGTTTACCGCAGTTTTCATCATCGGCAGCCTGACCGATACCCAGGTGCTTACCTTTGCAACGGCAATCGCGTTTTCTCTCTTTGCCGGACAGTCCGAGGCAATAGATGTCTCCTGA
- the rpsF gene encoding 30S ribosomal protein S6 has protein sequence MNIYENVVILNASLPDEEINAAIAKIKDLVTNSGGETLKTDLWGRKKLAHEIKKQQKGFYV, from the coding sequence ATGAACATCTACGAGAACGTCGTAATCCTCAACGCCTCACTCCCCGATGAAGAGATCAATGCAGCTATTGCGAAGATCAAGGATCTCGTCACAAATTCCGGTGGTGAGACTCTCAAAACAGATCTCTGGGGCAGAAAAAAACTGGCCCACGAGATAAAGAAACAGCAGAAAGGCTTCTATGT
- a CDS encoding FAD-dependent oxidoreductase — protein MTNTDTENLYDVLIIGGGPAGLSAAQYASRSKLKTIVLDKSKTAGALAYTGHIENYPGVPGPVSGRELLDLFRNQAIAFGAQYVEAQVVGVNLGGDIKEAFTMEGSYKGKSVIIATGSMGRKPSIKGEAEFLGRGVSYCAVCDAAFFKGKTVCVIGSSEEAIKEAGYLTRFAETVYLISPTPKLKVEDHPALAAENLKVLPGHTVISIEGGDTVEKISLLDGEKKEFQLAMAGVFVYIQGSKPIVDFLYGAVPLTEEECVDTNRMMETSLAGVFAAGDVICTEVRQVVAAVSDGAKAALSAEKFLHHRTKTRLDWGK, from the coding sequence ATGACCAATACCGATACGGAAAACCTATATGACGTTTTGATCATCGGCGGCGGCCCGGCCGGACTCTCTGCCGCCCAGTATGCATCGCGGTCCAAACTCAAAACCATCGTGCTGGATAAATCAAAGACCGCCGGGGCGCTTGCCTACACCGGCCATATTGAGAACTATCCGGGGGTGCCCGGGCCTGTTTCAGGCAGGGAACTGCTCGATCTGTTTCGGAACCAGGCGATCGCGTTCGGTGCACAGTATGTAGAAGCTCAGGTAGTAGGCGTAAATCTTGGCGGCGATATCAAGGAAGCCTTCACCATGGAAGGCAGCTATAAAGGCAAAAGCGTTATCATTGCAACAGGCTCCATGGGCAGGAAGCCTTCGATCAAGGGAGAGGCCGAGTTCCTGGGCAGAGGAGTAAGCTACTGTGCAGTCTGCGATGCGGCCTTTTTCAAGGGCAAAACGGTATGCGTAATCGGCAGTTCGGAAGAGGCGATCAAGGAAGCGGGATACCTCACCCGCTTTGCCGAGACCGTCTATCTCATCTCGCCAACCCCGAAACTGAAGGTCGAAGACCACCCTGCCCTTGCCGCAGAGAACCTGAAGGTGCTCCCTGGCCACACAGTCATATCCATCGAAGGCGGAGACACGGTCGAGAAGATCAGCCTTCTCGATGGTGAGAAGAAAGAATTTCAGCTTGCCATGGCAGGAGTATTTGTCTATATACAGGGCTCCAAGCCGATCGTTGATTTCCTGTATGGCGCAGTGCCTCTTACGGAAGAAGAATGTGTCGATACAAACAGAATGATGGAAACCTCCCTTGCAGGCGTCTTCGCTGCGGGCGACGTGATATGCACTGAGGTGCGTCAGGTCGTAGCAGCCGTTTCAGACGGCGCCAAAGCAGCCCTCTCTGCAGAAAAATTTCTGCACCACAGGACAAAAACCCGGCTCGACTGGGGAAAATAA